One window of Streptococcus troglodytae genomic DNA carries:
- the rbfA gene encoding 30S ribosome-binding factor RbfA, whose protein sequence is MPNHRIDRVGMEIKREVNEILQKKVRDPRVQGVTITDVQMLGDLSLAKVYYTIMSDLASDNQKVQIGLEKAKGTIKRELGKNLTMYKIPDLTFIKDESIEYGNKIDQMLRDLEKRN, encoded by the coding sequence ATGCCTAATCATCGTATTGATCGTGTTGGTATGGAAATTAAGCGCGAAGTTAATGAGATCTTGCAAAAGAAGGTACGTGACCCACGTGTTCAAGGTGTCACTATTACTGATGTTCAAATGTTGGGTGATTTATCTCTGGCAAAGGTTTACTATACTATCATGAGTGACCTTGCTTCTGATAATCAGAAAGTTCAAATAGGTCTTGAAAAGGCTAAGGGGACTATCAAACGTGAACTTGGAAAAAATTTGACCATGTATAAAATTCCCGATTTAACTTTTATCAAAGATGAATCTATTGAGTATGGTAATAAGATTGACCAAATGCTGCGGGATTTAGAAAAAAGAAATTAA
- the copZ gene encoding copper chaperone CopZ encodes MEKIYHIDGLKCQGCADNVTKRFSELKKVDDVKVDLDKKEVTITGNPSKWSLKRALKGTNYELGAEI; translated from the coding sequence ATGGAAAAAATATATCATATCGATGGTTTAAAATGCCAAGGCTGCGCTGACAATGTCACCAAACGCTTTTCAGAATTAAAGAAAGTCGATGATGTCAAAGTTGACCTTGATAAAAAAGAAGTCACGATTACAGGAAATCCAAGCAAGTGGTCTCTTAAACGAGCACTGAAGGGAACCAATTATGAATTGGGAGCAGAAATTTAA
- a CDS encoding bacteriocin class II family protein, protein MNTQAFEQFNVMDNEALSTVEGGGMIRCALDTAGSAGLGFVGGMGAGTVTLPVVGTVSGTALGNWSGAAVGAATFC, encoded by the coding sequence ATGAATACACAAGCATTTGAACAATTTAACGTAATGGATAATGAAGCACTTTCAACTGTTGAAGGTGGCGGTATGATTAGATGTGCACTTGACACAGCTGGTTCTGCAGGTTTAGGTTTTGTAGGAGGTATGGGAGCTGGTACAGTTACTCTCCCAGTCGTTGGTACAGTATCTGGAACGGCTTTAGGAAACTGGTCTGGAGCAGCTGTAGGTGCTGCTACTTTTTGTTGA
- a CDS encoding YgjV family protein, which produces MLFSALGAFCLAYSSFTKDKQHMLLWQISDYIFTIIANLLLGGYTGALTISVSIVRNALILKKKNTKVITICLVLIQIALGTYVNNLGLVGYLPIISSVSYTLTTFLTSKLQFLRWLIIENMSLWFIYDLTIKAYPAVCMDIFIILSTLLALYRHQKKAGHSL; this is translated from the coding sequence ATGCTTTTTTCAGCCCTCGGTGCTTTTTGCCTCGCTTATTCTTCTTTTACCAAAGATAAACAGCACATGCTACTTTGGCAAATCAGCGACTATATTTTTACGATTATTGCTAATCTTTTACTGGGTGGCTATACAGGCGCCCTAACCATTAGTGTTTCCATCGTCAGAAATGCACTGATTCTTAAGAAAAAGAATACAAAAGTTATTACCATCTGTTTAGTTCTCATTCAGATTGCTTTAGGTACTTATGTGAACAACTTGGGCTTAGTCGGTTACTTGCCCATTATTTCTTCTGTCTCTTACACTTTGACGACCTTTTTAACATCCAAATTGCAATTTTTGCGCTGGTTGATTATTGAAAACATGTCTCTCTGGTTCATTTATGACCTAACTATCAAAGCCTACCCTGCTGTTTGCATGGATATTTTTATCATTCTCTCAACACTGCTGGCTCTCTATAGGCATCAAAAAAAAGCAGGACATTCCTTGTGA
- a CDS encoding heavy metal translocating P-type ATPase, translating into MSEEVFLIDGMTCASCAINVENAVKKLDGIENAVVNLTTEKMTIDYDSAKVSEADVTKAVADAGYGAKVYDPTTAESQGDREEHKLAGIKKRLLWTSIFTIPLFYIAMGSMVSLPLPNFLAPSSAPLTYATVLFLLTIPVIVLSWSFYDNGFRSLFKGHPNMDSLVALATTAAFLYSLYGTYHVYLGHAHHAHHLYYESVAVILTLITLGKYFETLSKGRTSDAIKKLMHLSAKEATLIRDGEEIKVPIEQVQIGDQILVKPGEKIPVDGRVLSGHSAIDESMLTGESIPIEKKTDSPVYAGSINGQGSLTFEAEKVGNETLLSQIIKLVEDAQQTKAPIAKIADKVSAVFVPVIITIAILTGFFWYFVMGQDFTFSMTISVAVLVIACPCALGLATPTAIMVGTGRAAENGILYKRGDVLELAHQINTVVFDKTGTITQGKPEVVHQFSYHDRTDLVQVTASLEALSEHPLSQAIVDYAKKEGTHLLAVEDFTSLTGLGLKGRLADETVLVGNEKLMRQENISLEQAKTDFKAATAKGQTPIFVASDGQLLGLITIADKVKNDSAATVKALQDMGIEVVMLTGDNEETAQAIAKEVGIVSVISQVLPQEKTQAILDLQAESKKVAMVGDGINDAPALATADIGISMGSGTDIAMESADIVLMKPAMLDIIKALKISRATIINIKENLFWAFIYNVLSVPIAMGVLYLFGGPLLDPMIAGLAMSFSSVSVVLNALRLKVVKL; encoded by the coding sequence ATGAGTGAAGAAGTATTTTTGATAGATGGCATGACCTGTGCTTCTTGTGCCATCAATGTTGAAAATGCTGTCAAAAAATTAGACGGGATTGAAAATGCAGTAGTCAATTTGACAACTGAAAAAATGACGATAGATTACGATTCCGCTAAGGTTAGTGAAGCAGATGTTACTAAGGCAGTTGCTGATGCAGGCTATGGCGCTAAAGTTTATGACCCAACGACGGCTGAAAGTCAGGGGGATCGTGAAGAACATAAGTTAGCGGGTATTAAAAAACGTCTTTTGTGGACTTCTATTTTTACCATTCCCCTCTTTTATATTGCTATGGGAAGTATGGTTAGTCTGCCTTTACCTAACTTTTTAGCACCAAGTAGTGCTCCACTCACTTATGCGACGGTTTTGTTTCTTTTGACAATTCCGGTTATCGTGTTAAGTTGGAGCTTCTATGATAATGGCTTTAGATCGCTTTTTAAGGGTCATCCTAATATGGACTCATTAGTGGCTTTAGCAACAACAGCCGCCTTTCTTTACAGTCTTTATGGCACTTACCATGTTTACTTGGGACATGCACATCATGCTCACCATCTCTATTATGAGTCGGTAGCTGTTATTTTGACTCTCATTACTTTAGGGAAATACTTTGAAACCCTATCGAAAGGTCGAACCTCAGATGCGATTAAAAAATTAATGCATTTGTCAGCCAAAGAGGCTACTCTGATACGTGATGGCGAGGAAATTAAGGTTCCTATTGAGCAAGTGCAAATTGGAGATCAAATTTTAGTCAAGCCCGGTGAAAAAATTCCTGTGGATGGTCGAGTCCTGTCAGGGCATTCTGCTATTGATGAATCAATGTTAACAGGGGAATCTATTCCTATTGAAAAAAAGACGGATAGCCCTGTTTATGCTGGGTCAATTAATGGTCAGGGAAGTCTGACTTTTGAGGCTGAAAAAGTTGGCAATGAAACCTTGCTTTCACAAATTATTAAATTAGTTGAGGACGCTCAGCAAACCAAGGCACCCATTGCCAAGATTGCTGATAAGGTATCTGCTGTCTTTGTACCTGTTATTATAACGATTGCCATTTTGACTGGTTTCTTCTGGTATTTTGTCATGGGACAAGATTTTACCTTTTCAATGACAATCAGTGTCGCTGTTCTTGTCATTGCCTGCCCTTGTGCTTTGGGTCTTGCAACGCCAACGGCTATTATGGTTGGTACAGGCCGTGCTGCTGAAAATGGTATCCTTTATAAACGTGGTGATGTCTTGGAATTGGCACATCAGATTAATACGGTTGTTTTCGATAAAACAGGCACCATTACTCAAGGTAAACCAGAAGTTGTTCATCAATTTTCTTATCATGATCGAACTGATTTAGTACAAGTGACAGCTTCCTTAGAAGCATTATCTGAACATCCCCTTAGTCAGGCCATTGTTGATTATGCTAAAAAAGAAGGGACTCATTTACTTGCAGTGGAAGACTTTACTTCTCTAACAGGATTAGGGCTGAAGGGCCGCCTTGCTGATGAAACCGTGCTTGTTGGGAATGAAAAATTGATGCGTCAAGAAAATATCTCTCTAGAACAGGCTAAAACAGATTTTAAGGCAGCAACAGCTAAAGGACAAACCCCCATTTTTGTTGCCAGTGATGGTCAACTGTTAGGACTGATTACGATTGCGGATAAGGTCAAGAATGATAGTGCCGCAACAGTTAAAGCCTTGCAGGATATGGGGATTGAAGTGGTCATGCTGACGGGTGATAATGAAGAAACGGCGCAGGCTATTGCCAAAGAAGTGGGGATTGTTTCTGTTATCAGTCAAGTTTTGCCGCAGGAAAAAACGCAGGCCATTCTTGATTTGCAGGCGGAAAGCAAGAAAGTTGCCATGGTTGGAGACGGTATTAATGACGCTCCGGCACTTGCGACAGCAGATATTGGCATTTCCATGGGCTCTGGAACAGATATTGCCATGGAGTCCGCGGATATTGTCTTGATGAAACCTGCAATGCTTGATATTATTAAGGCGCTGAAAATTAGTCGTGCTACTATTATTAATATTAAAGAAAATCTTTTCTGGGCATTTATTTATAATGTTCTGTCAGTTCCTATTGCTATGGGAGTACTTTATCTCTTTGGCGGACCTTTGCTGGATCCAATGATTGCTGGTTTAGCCATGAGCTTTAGCTCTGTTTCTGTTGTTCTAAATGCTCTGCGTCTTAAAGTTGTAAAATTATAA
- a CDS encoding CopY/TcrY family copper transport repressor, producing MTTISNAEWEVMRVVWAKQITSSSEIITILSRTYRWSASTIKTLITRLSEKGYLTSQRQGRKYIYSSLISERKALEQQVSEVFSRICVTKHQALIRHLIEETPMTLSDIEKLEALLLSKKANAVPEVKCNCIVGQCSCHEHLEVISK from the coding sequence ATGACAACTATTTCAAATGCGGAATGGGAAGTAATGCGTGTTGTCTGGGCTAAGCAGATAACCAGCAGCAGTGAAATTATTACTATCTTAAGTCGGACTTATCGCTGGTCCGCTTCAACGATTAAAACCTTAATTACGCGTTTATCAGAAAAAGGCTACTTGACCAGTCAGCGTCAAGGAAGAAAATACATTTATTCTAGTTTGATTTCAGAAAGAAAGGCACTAGAGCAGCAAGTGTCGGAAGTTTTCTCTCGCATTTGTGTCACGAAGCATCAAGCTTTGATTAGACATTTAATTGAAGAAACACCAATGACTTTGTCTGATATTGAAAAATTGGAAGCTCTGCTATTGTCCAAAAAAGCAAATGCTGTGCCTGAAGTTAAGTGTAATTGTATTGTCGGGCAATGTTCTTGCCATGAACATTTGGAGGTGATATCAAAATGA
- a CDS encoding Cof-type HAD-IIB family hydrolase, whose amino-acid sequence MVKLIAIDMDGTLLNSQKEIPQENIAVIQEAARFGYKIVLCTGRMQTGVEPYFEQLGLAAEQEYAILNNGCSLHTINGDWQLLTYHDLNFNGVSYLYDLLEGYPEIDLTLTADRDYLVLADQVSELVAYDASLVFTRAQAVGLNDIKYAAKPIFQAMYLGESDRLDAFQQKFEGKLAGKFATVRSQPYIFEVMPQGITKATGLKELAQKLNIARTDIMAIGDALNDLEMLKAAGFSVAMGNASPEVKAAADLVTGSNDDAGVAQAIAKYVLNK is encoded by the coding sequence ATGGTTAAACTGATTGCTATTGATATGGATGGCACGCTTTTGAATAGTCAAAAAGAAATCCCGCAAGAAAATATTGCTGTGATTCAAGAAGCAGCTCGTTTTGGCTATAAAATTGTGCTTTGCACAGGCCGTATGCAGACTGGTGTCGAGCCTTACTTTGAACAATTAGGTTTGGCTGCTGAACAAGAATATGCGATTTTAAATAATGGCTGCTCTCTTCACACCATTAATGGAGATTGGCAGTTGCTGACTTATCATGATTTAAACTTTAATGGCGTCTCTTATTTGTATGATTTGCTTGAGGGTTATCCTGAAATCGATTTAACATTGACTGCTGATAGGGATTATCTGGTTTTGGCTGATCAAGTATCAGAATTAGTAGCTTATGATGCGAGTCTGGTCTTTACGCGAGCTCAGGCTGTGGGCTTAAATGATATAAAGTATGCTGCTAAACCAATCTTTCAGGCTATGTATTTAGGTGAGAGCGATCGCTTAGATGCTTTTCAGCAAAAGTTTGAGGGCAAATTAGCAGGAAAATTTGCTACTGTCAGAAGTCAACCTTACATTTTTGAAGTGATGCCCCAAGGCATTACAAAAGCTACTGGTTTGAAAGAATTAGCCCAAAAATTGAATATTGCAAGAACAGATATCATGGCAATAGGAGATGCACTTAATGATCTTGAAATGCTTAAAGCAGCAGGCTTTAGTGTGGCTATGGGAAATGCCAGCCCAGAAGTTAAGGCTGCAGCAGACCTTGTGACTGGTTCTAATGATGATGCTGGTGTCGCTCAAGCTATTGCCAAGTATGTCTTAAATAAGTGA